The genomic region gtacagttttggtctccttatctaaggaaggatatacttgccttagagggggtacaacaaaggctcactagattgattcctgggatgagaaggttgtcctacgaggagagattgagaagaatgggcctatactccctggagtttagaagaatgagaggtttttatttgttcatgggatgtggacgtcactggagAGGTCGTCATTTAtggccaatccctaattgcccttgagaaggtggtggtgagccgccttcctgaaccgctgcagtccgtgcggtgaaggttctcccacagtgctgttaggaagggagttccaggattttgacccagcgacgatgaaggaacggtgatatatttccaagtcgggatggtgtgtgacttggaaaggaacatgcaggtggtggtgttcccatgtgcctgctgctcttgaccttcgaggtggtagaggtgctgtcgaagcagccttggtgaggtgctgcaatgcattctgtggatggtacacactgcagtcactgtgcgctggtggtgaagggagtgaatgtttagggtggtggatggggtgccaattaagcgggctgctttgtcctggatggtgtcgagcttcttgagtgttgttggagttgcactcatccaggcaagtggagagtattccatcacactcctgacttgtgccttgtagatggtggaaaggctttggggagtcaggaggtgagtcactcgctgcagaatacccagcctctgacctgctcttgtagccacagtatttatatggctggtccagctgagtttctggtcaatggtgacccccaggatgttggtgggggattcggagatggtcattgcctggcacgaatgttacttgccacttatcagtccaagcctggatgttgtctaggtcttgctgcatgagggctcggactgcttcattatttgaggggttgcgaatggaactgaacactgtgcaatcatcagcgaacatccccatttctgaccttatgatggagggaaggtcattgatgaagcagctgaagatggttgggcctaggacactgctctgaggaactcctgcagcaatatcctggggctgagatgattggcctccaacaaccactgccatcttcctttgtgctaggtatgactccagccactggagagttttccccctgattctcattgacttcaattttactagggctccttggtgccacactcggtcgaatgctgccttgatgtcaagggcagtcactctcacctcacctctggaattcagctcttttggaccatgtttggaccaaggctgtaatgaggtctggagccgagtggtcctggcggaacccaaactgagcattggtgagcaggttattggtgagtaagtgccgtttgatagcattgtcgacgacaccttcactttgctgatgatggagagtagactgatggggtggtaattggccggattggatttgtcctgctttttgtggacaggacatacctgggcaattttctacattgtcaggtatatgccagtgttgtagctgtactggaacagcttggctagatgccagctagttctggagcacaagtcttcagtactacagcagggatgttgttggggcccatagcctttgctgtacctcattgaaacattagattcggagagggcttgacagggtggatgtttccctggctggagattatagaactagggggcataatctcaggataaggggtcagccatttaggactgagatgaggagaaatttctgcaCTTAGTTgtaaatttttggaattctctacccaagagggctgtagatgctcagtcgttgagtatattcaaggtggagatcaatagatttttggactctatgggaatcaagggatatggggatcgggcaggaaagtggagttgaggtcgatgatcagccatgatcttattgaacggcggagcaggcttgtgGGGCTGTATGATCTACTCCTGTTCTTCGGAAGAGTAATCAATGCATGGGATGGATTTCCAATTATTGATCACTCTAGATTCTTCCAGGCACAGTGGAGGAATATACCCTAGAATCATTTAAGGGACAAACAACAACTGGGTGCATGATTTGGGGCAGGGGAGttgtgggagggggggaaatcaaTGACTATAGGGTTTCTCTGAATGGATGAGCCAAGATGACCTGAACAGTCCTCCTCATCCATATTTATGTTATGACTaagcatcaaaaaaaaaatcacacactcTATTCTTAGATGTTCAACAAACTGCAATGTGCTACTCAATAAAATCTGTAATCTGTATTTTGTGCTTTGgtgaaatttaacatttttagcaCTGAAAATAAGGTATGTATTTGgaaggtgatttaaaaaaaaaatccccccccacaaaaaaaaactcaTGAAAACAATTTACCTCTGGTGCCAAATTGTAGGTCCAGGAATTTCTGTTAACTGTtcaccttttttttttgcataaacctGCTTGCCCCACTTAAGTGATAAAATACAAAGGGTCTGATTTTCAAATCAGATGTAATGTTGCAAGCTAACCTTGTTCTTACAGTTCCATCACAGCTTCCATTTATAACAGTAACATCTTCAGTCAAATTGGTGCAGTCACAAGTAATACAATATCGTTTAATTAATTAATATCTCAGCTCTTCAAGAAGTCCAGTCCTTTCACTTTGATCATTATTTAAACTTGCATAAAAAAACTCCTGCTTTGTTCTGCAGGTCCAGCTATACTTACGATCTTTTGGCCGGGAGTAATACTTTCCAAACGCCTGATCTTTGGGGACCTCAGGGTACAAATACTTCAGTGGATTTTCAGGAATATTTTCAGCTGCCATAACTTTGTAATTGCGAATGATGTCTGGGAAGGTAACGGCTGACAGTTGATGTTTTGTGTATGGTTCTACCGAGTGAAATAGAGActcatctgggggggggggggaaaaagaaaaaGTTCAGACACAGTTGCAAGTTTTGGGGGAAAACAAAATATACAAATATGCACCCTTGGTCAAGCAGGTGCCTGCAAGTGGTAGGCAAATTAAGGGACATTCACAGCCCAATGGATGTTGGTACTTGTgttgtttttttcaaaaaacacaagtactgtatttttttttaatcccatAAATATCCAAATTGAGGAACTGAATTtccttctaaaaaaaaaatcaggatttgGTTTTCAAGCGTTCAATTTTAACCATAGCTTTATTTTTCCCCATTTGTGGATTCTTCAATGATTTGATGTTttactttgttttaaaaaaaacccagtgGAATGCCTGGCATTAAAGTATCTGGAAATAATTATAGATTGCTGCAGCGGCCTGCTTTGTAATGGGGccctatttcaataataattaattCTCCCATTTCTTTTGGGGGTCCAGGCCACAATCCTGGTGGGGTACGCCGATTCTCACCAGCAATACGACCACTGAGAATCGCCACATCCCTCCGGAGTGCTGAAGCATAGGAATTCCTGGTCTTGGTATTCCCCACCACCAGCCCCTCCAGCATCAATGGCCTAATAAAGGGGCAGGTGAAGACTCTGTCCCTTACAAGGCCCAGTGGAAATCCTGACATTCATGTATCTGGGTCCCAGCCCAATATCCAGATTTCAAGTGCACTCCCACCAGAACTATGGCACATGTATCATGGGAGAGTCATGATTTTCAGGCCCATTGATTTTATAATTAATAGGTCAGGGGTTGGggtctttttttaaataaaaaatgaacTATTTTGCAAGATTATGTTTTTCAGCTTGTAAGTTATTTTATTCCTTCACTATGAAAGTTTTATTAACAAAGAAAACCATCACAACCTTTGACATTTTCAATGAAAGCAGTATGGTACTTCAAGAGGAGAATCATATAGTCAATTCATATTAAATCCCAGATTCCTTGACTGTAAAGTTGTTGATAGTTTCAAACGCCCTCTTTATAAATTTGTGGTTGAAGTTCATAGGATCGATCATGATTCAGAAAGAGCTATGTACATTAAGAATGCTTCATGCTATTACTTTGTATATTTATGTAATCTTACATATTCAGTTTTGTTAATCACCGCAAGCTCCAAAAAAACTAGATTTCCTTAGTGAATTTAAGGTTTTCTCATCTTTAAATAAATGGATGATGGAAATTTAGGAGGTTTTGTTTAGGttgattttttgaaaaaaaattattgcattaaCTCCAACAATAGCTCATTAAGCAAAGTATCACTAATAATTTGCCATTTTGGAATCTTAAGTACCAGTAAAGTGCAAACTACATTCAATTTGCATCACTGCAGTTTAGGGAAAAAAATTGCCTTCTTGGAGACTAACACAATCTGAACATTTTAAATTTCTGACCAACCAAGAGACTTATATACACCTATAGAATTTAATCCACTCACCATTTAGTGATTTTTCCACCCAGGTAAAAGTAATGGCACCTTCTCTGCTGCTCTCACTGAACCGCAGTAAAAATGTACCCGGTTGCCTGTCCTTCAGCAAAGCACGTTCTTTTTCCTTACTCACAAATCCCATGATCCACCTGAAATTATCAAAATTAAATTTTGTTTCCTCTCATTCATCATGTTATGTTTAAAAACAGGTGGTAGAGAAAAATCGATTCCCATTAACTTACATGGTTGTTATACAAGCTTTATATTATGCCCAATGATGTTCTACCTACCCATCATTCCAGAGAGGCAGAAGGTGCTTTTTGATTAACTCTAAAATCCCTTCAATCCACAGCCAGAATGAGAAAGGCTTTTCATTTAGATTCTCCTGAAATATCATATCATAGAAAGTAATCAAAGGATTTTAGGGAAATatgcaattttaaaattcaattagCAGCAATAACTTTGAACAGGAGTTAACTAGTTACCTTGCAGAATCTTGTCCATGGAATTGAATTCTCACTGAAACAATTATTTGGACCTGATATACAAACAAACCAATTTTATAGGTTTAACAATTTTCAGATTTTACTATGCATCCTGCATAAGGTGATATGCTTATAAAATCCTATGTATTCTACTAGTTACtcttttcctttcttttgtacagCACACAGTCCTAGTGATGCATTAGACATAATCTATTTTGCTCCACCTATGACATGTAGttatattttatattaaaaaactcTTAAACAGGTAGAAAAATTAGAAGAGGtgcattcttttaaaaaaaaacacagctacAGCCTGGCAACACTTAATATGAGGGGAAGAACAGTAGACGTAATTCAATCAGCTGTATATGTGTTCAATGATGACCATTAGGTCAAGGCTGAATAAACAAAATGTCTGGTAAACTTAGTAGAATTTTAAGTACAAAAAACAAGACATGCTCAGATGTAGTCAATGCATAAACACTGAGCATCTCAAAAAAGTGACTAGAACAAATAGATAGTGCCCAATCTTCATTAATAAGCAATGCATCAACAAGAAGTTGAATGTTAAAATAGCTTTGATATACTAGACAAAATGTTATTAGAGTTCCTTAACTGTGCGCTCACAGGGAGGGGTGCAAAGGCTCAACATTTATATTGAAATGGAATGAACTCTAAGTGGGGCCACACAAAGTCTGGACTTCTTCCCAACAACGCTGTGGCTTGCTCATCCTGGAAGAACAAAGGCTCATCCAAATTTCGTCACATATGGAGTCAATGTACAAGAGGAATCTCTTCAATTAAATGTGGCCACCCTCAGAGCTTTGAAGGACCACCATGGTACTTCCCCTGCCTATCCTACTCCAAGAATAACACACAATGAGAGGAGATGTAGATGACACTGTTCCTCCACGAGACTAGTATGAAGTGCTGTCCTTCCCACGTCAGACTAGTATGAAGTGCTTTCCCTTTTCAACATGTTTGGTTATTAATCTTCAATATCCTACCTAGCAACTTCTCTCCCAGCATGCTGAGCTGTTCAGTGTTAAGGCCTCGCTTGGTGACAGAGGAGAACTGCCAACTCAATACCTCAGACAGCTGACTCCACGTGGCAGCGGGGGGGTTGCTGAAAAAAGCAAAGGTCTGAGAAAGAAgcgaaacaaaacaaaaatgttaaaaatagatCACACACTTTATGATGGATCATATACACTGAATGACAATTTTTAAATTTCTACACTGGTTTTATCTGTCCCAAATTAATTATAATTATGAATATGAAAAGAATTAAACTCAAAAGCTATTGGTTCCAGCTACTGGTATACAGTATACTGGTACATCAGCAGAATTTGTAACAGCAAGTTAATGCACAAGGGGATCAATggagatattggggggggggggggggggggggcggcggaggaAGGGGAAGGACAGCTGACTTTTACACAGAATTGTAGTttataaaaaaatttaaatgtaaaTCACCTTTCTGAAAACTATAAAAGAGTCAATATTCAAGGTTCCAATAACTCCACTttaggctttttttaaaaaaaagtttaaacaaTACAAAAAAATAAATTCATCTGAACTTCAGCAATTTGCAAATTGATCTAATATTAATCCACTGGAAATAGTCATAAGACATAGTGGATAATTTCTTGTACTGTGCTACTGGCAGGGAGTCTCGCCCACCAAGTAGCATGTATTGGAAATTTGGGCAGGCACTACACAATATCTGAATTTCTGATGTGCACTACTAGCCGGTAAGGCTCCCATTGTCAACACAAAGTCAGAAAGGTACCCCTCTATAGTGTAAACACGGCCTAGCCTCTACCCATATAAACAGTGACCCTTTGCTGAGACACCAAACGATGCCAGTCAAAATATGACATGCAGATATATACCTTAGACTCGCTTACGAGCATGTTGTACCACAAAATAGAGGCCCAACCATTGGGGAGCTGACTAACATTGGATATCACCACCAAAGGCAATGACGTAGTCTGCAGAAGTaagtggagaaaaaaaattctcattatgAAATGCACGATTCTCTGAAGAATTAATTACCCAGTTATACTCTAATAGAAGTCAtagatattacagcacagaaggcagccatttgaCAGACACTGGTGCTAGCATTTCAATTGGAGCCATTTACTCTACTCCCATttctcacattttttttttaagtcttcatTTTCAAATGCCATATCTAGTTCCTTTTAAATAATGCTTTAGTCTCTGACTCCATAGCAAATTatggtaaaacattccatgttctaataacaaaTATATTTCTTGTAACTTCCCCCTCCATTCTTCGAGTGATATCAGGAGTCCATGGAGGTAATTTTCAAATTACCGCTGGAGAATAAAACTGGCACTTTGGATCGagcacccattatagaaaccacccaattatcctttccattgaaatcaagacTTTCCATAAATTTTGAAAACTGTTACgattccccttaactttctctgttccagtgaaaaagctaaataatttttttaaaaataaagcctTCAATAACTATAATCTCATTCCTGATATTTCTTCATTTTTATCCTTTCATGGCAACCataatccttcctataatggtgCCCAGAATACTCCAAACTCAACATCACctctttgcttttatattcaaagcCCCTATATATAAAACTTGGAATCACATTTGCCTTTTTACGGCCTTTTCCACCTGAAATCCCACTCAAGATTGATGTATCTGCACCCCCGAGGTCTCTTGGTTCCTCCATTCAGTTAAGAATATTACTAATTAGAGAGAGTATACTTTCTTTCACATTGAACTACATCTGCCACATATTTGCCCACTCCAGTATTCCTTCTATTTTCTCCCACATTTTTCCCTCAGTTTGCTGTACCGCTTGTGCCTGTGTGCAAGTCATTtgtataaatggaaaacaaaaaagAGGTCCCAGCAAAGATCTACAGGACACATGACTACCTACATATTGccaatcagaaaaacatccattaaaacCTAACTTTGTTTTCTGTTCTAGCCAACTCTGTCCATGCGCTACATTCCATTTAGTACTATGTGCCTTTTAATTTTCATAACAAATCACTTATGTAGCACGTGTTAAATAAAtagtgaaagtccatatataaacatctactGAATTCCCTTTATTCCACGTCTCACAAGTATTCACTAATTTCATCTACATTATGGACTCTTTACCCACAAGCAAGGCAATACAAAATAGCCTATTATTCCCTTTGTTTGGGCAGGTTTTGTAATGTTTGCCACCATTTAATCCTTAAAGGCTGTTAATAACCATCATCTCAACCAGAGGTAAGAATGCTGTATTAAATCACTTGTTTACAGGATTTTTATTCAATTCTTTTAAAGCCAGATTTCTGCCCATGACTCACATTATACATAGCATTGATTTGTTAATATTCTTGTCCACTAACAATTTTTAATGTACAGTATACATCAAATTAGTTTGCGAAACTTTATCCGATACTTCTCGAGCTCAATTACATATGGAAACCATATATTTCTTAACTATTGTTAAAATGTTTAGCTTTTaactttaaaaaacaaaatcatgGGATCAGACTTTAAATTCAGCTGTATCGAATGGCTTTGGTTCAAGAAGGTCCACCATCACCAGCGTCTcagtgcaactagggatgggcaattaatgtaggccttgccagtgacgcccatgtcCCGAGAATACATTATTTTTTTagaatttactttttaaaaacaaaatcatggGATTCCACTTTAAATTGCTGCAAATCCCCAAATTCAATTTGtcagaagtgattttttttttgcactgaaAACTTCTTACCTCTAGATCAATTATCAGGTTCTGGTGACAGAACTGAGTCTCAAAGCTGATGGAGTGAAGTTCTTCAGTCACAATGAGGGGGCCCTGCTTAGGCGGATATGAAAAATTAGTTTAGCTGATGTATTTTAAAAACACAAGTAGTTTGCAAAAAGTAATAACGAGATGAGGATTTTGCTTTCAATGAGATGGGAGTCAGTGTGCCAAAGGAGATCAACAAGAACTGAAATGATGGGTAAGCAGGAATTAGTATAGGATACAATATGGCAATGGAGTTTTGAAGAAGTTGAAGGTTTTGCAGGGTGAAGCTTAGGAGGCTAAGGAGAGACACTGTTGGAGAAGTCGGGCCTCGGAGGTATCCGCAATATTGTACTTACTTCTGTTGTTCTGCTTCCTGTATTTTTCTGTTCTTTCAGTTGCTGCAATGTACAAACAGAATACACCTCATTAAAAATaagttttaagttttaaaaatatgcACTGTTCTGTATATGTTGTTATTGAACACTTAGCTATGAGATGATTACAATAGAACAGTGCTGTGGTGAATGCACTATCCAACCTTGGGTTTTCAGTACAGCTACCTACCAGATGTCTGAATTCAGCAGCTAAGCTGCCATTCGTTGATTCCTCCATATTCATCACTTTTGTGTTAGTTCCTAGTATATTAAATTTTCTAAATCTATACCAGGAAATAAATAAGAGTAAAACATGTATACatggaaaaaaacaaaattacaaaaaggaaaaaaaaaattagaaatacGTGACAGTACTTACCCCTTTACAGAACACTTTTCCGTGACATCCCTGAAAAGAAATTACTCTATTAAATTCTATTTTAAATGCAAAAGCCTTAAAATAGCAGATTTACTAACAACGGCACAATACTCTTCAAAAAGAAACTGAAAAAATTGGAAAGTGTTCTAATCTGATAACACTTCATGCTATTGTGAAGCTAGTATGCATTTCAGCTATCCTTGCTGAATCATGGGCACATACAATATTAGCTGGTCTTGAAATTTTAAGTTTACATTAAATTGCTACTTTCCCCAATAAGATGGCACCTATAATTCACAGCAAAACACACATGAAAATAATGACATTACGTACTTGTCAAATGATGCTTTTACACGCAACTGGTAATTTAGTTCTGGTAGCCTTACCAAGAGCCTGTAAcaaaaggaatttaaaaaaattagaaaaaaagagGCACAAAACAACATGTGCCATACAGCAAATTAAAAAGGGAACCAAGCGCATATTAAAATTAAAGCATTTCCTTATGATACTTATTTGTAGCAATTCTGATTCTTGCTGTTTGCCACTTTTAAAGTCCCCATTTTAGTGAAGTGCAACTTAAAACTAGGTCACCAAGAAACAAAGATTCTAGTGTAAAGTCTGCTCTCCAGCACACAATGCACCATTACAGAGCAAGGCTCTAAATTCATTTTCAGTTATACATGGGGATGGACACTATTTTGTCTTAAAATCACAGGCCTCATTACCGCTTTATGGGCACCAAAACACCAGtttgttacttttttaaaaaaataaagttttGTATATCTAATCAGAAATACAATCAGTACATTCAAAGCATCTGCTGTGGGTAAAAAAGGTTCCTCTAAAACTTCATACTTTTCAGCCACAGTCTACAGTTACTTCTGTCTGGTTAATGCTTTCAGCACGTCGATACAGTCTATAGTGCTTAGCTCATATTTAATAACAAATGCTTATTCAGAGGCACGAAATGGCTTCCCCAGTGGCTCGTTCAATTCATCTAGTGAACAATTGAGCCACAGAGACCAGGGAGGTCTCCAGGTTCAATCCCAAGATCAATGTTGAGTTGATGATTTTGGCTAAAACACCATAATTGGTTTTATcaccctggattagggaggggaaatGAAAGATAGAATTCCcattcctgacatttgtccagAAACCTCCACTGGTAATGTGGATGCATGACATCAGGTGAGGCGAATGACTTGACGCAATGCCCCAGTGGTCAAATAGTTTGCTTATGCTCACCATCAAGGCTCATATGACTCAACCAATAAATCATGCCTTAACAAGGAATCAGTACCTTGGAGAGGAATTTAAAAAAGTTTAAGTTAGAACTATTTGAATCTACACAGGTGTTAAAAACAATGCTGTAAGATAGAACATTAGATATGGATatgcaagtattttttaaaaaacacaacctTGGACTTGTACTACATCAATCTGGGAAACCCAGTATTTACCATATGAAAATTATTTACGATTGTAGGTAAAAAAATACTCACCGTAACTTAACAGTGAACTGCACACCAGTTTTTAGGACCATTGGTCTTTGTGGATGAGTTGGCATGCAAGGCTGTCTCTCCACCACAAAGGAACTAAAGTACAGAGGGCAGAGTGGAATATAAATGTCATGTAGTTTAATTTAAACTATCAGCATTTCACAATTAAAGTATTCCTTTATTAAAAGAAAATACAATCTACCAAGAGACAGGTTGAAGTGTAACAAAAGTTAATGAACAATGATTATGCACAAGGGAAGAATCTCCACAAATACAAGTGAAGGTCTTGGCAGAATTGATGCCTCTCAAACTGGAGGACGTAATGAAAGTTTATTGCCGCTTTAATATGGATGCTCCTTCAGTTCAGATACTGGGAGAGAAACTGGGTCTATGATTCCATTACTGGTGtgtaagagaattggatatagtgTAAACGCAGGAAGCTAGCTCAAGACTGTGGTCTACTTGAATCAAAATCAAAACAGCAGCGTAAAAGCAGCTTTTAACCTGCAACTAACTGATCTGGCAGCATGTGTGAAAACATGATTGTGACAGGAATATTTGATTGAAAAATCATGTGCCAGTCTGAAACAAAAACTgttcaattgaatatttttaaacatACAAAAGTATTCAAGTTGACGCTATCACGCTAAATTGTCCAAAATGCATcacaaataaatgaaaataagtcTGCAGAGTAAATAGTTTGGCAGGAAGTGTGTGCACCTaagatttaatatataaatagatGTTGAAATCTCCGATAAGCACCACTGATCGTGGAATAGTTTGGTTGCCTAAGCATTTAGCCAAGAAAAAGTCTGCCACCTTTAGAACACAAATGGCAATAACATAGTACGGTCACTGTGAATCAATGATGACTCTTTGGGTAGAAAAGAAAAtttccttcaaaaaaaaatgcattctgTAGATTTATGTCCCTAGTACAGTACTAAGTGGCCAAAAGGATATTGTAGGGCTATAACCCTACCACTCACCTAAATTAAATATGGCAATTCGGATCGATCAATATCACTTCCTCTTAGTGATGCAATGCACATTGTATGTACCACCACAAATGGTTGAGATTCAAATACATTATTTGCATTTTGGTTAAAAAGTGATTATTGAAGACAAGCAGCAATATATAGTCATGTGCTTTTCTTATTAAAAGTTTATTTTTGGATAAGATCatagttaaatagcctgccaaaacTTAATTGTCTAGGGTGATAGATGAAAAATGACTTGTCAAAGTACAAGTGTACCACCAACACTTGTGGAACTGTAGCCTAGTGAGAGTCAGTAAGGGTGAAATTAGTCTTCGCTAGTAGCACGAAATAGCAAATCAGCAGACAGCTTTACACCATGCCCAACTTTGTTTTCCGTTTCGCACTATTGGTGTAGACCAACATCACCCCGAATGCCTTCAGGAGACAAGTGAAGTAAGTGGGTCTTACAAGCTTAAAATTGAGGGAATTTGGATGAAAGTTTTGAAATACTCTTCGAAATTGTTACCTTTTAATAAGATTGCAGAACAAATTGTTGTTCCTTTCCTCCAGGAATTGTTTGTTTTGAGTAATGGGGTCCCCTTCGTACGAATATTTCTGCTCAAGTTCTTCCAGTTTCTTTAGCTGTTGCCGAACCTGCTGCAAACTCTCAGCCAGCAACGTGAACCTGAAAGCACAGCCATCACAAACTAAGGACCAGCAAGTTACAAACTGCAATATCAACAGCCTGTTCTCAGCCCCCTTTACACTTTTTCAATAAACTATACAATCCTGAAGAAATCTCACGTTTTCTATTAACTATCAATGCATGTGCCCAACAAACTATTTAAAACTGATGTAAAATGTGCGCATCTCAGGTAATAGATTAGGTTTTACTTGGAGATAAATATTGTTACAGGCAGTGGTTAAGCTATAAAGGGTAACTTTTATAAATTAGTGTTCCTGGCACAGAGTCTTGTACAATGAGAGAGCATAATAGGAACATGGGTgttaattctctaccccatgaTCTTTCCATGTGTTTTCAAACTGAACTTTGATAGAGGTACAGTATTGTAATATTTTGTAGTTCCTTGGAATAAGATGGTAACTTTAGGGACAGTGCCCTAAAATGCCAAGAGGTGTCCTCAGAATGGAATTTGGCATTTCTGCTGAACTCTGGGTAAGTGTTAATGCTAAGAGCTATGGGTACATGATCAGACTGTGAGAAAAGCATCTTTCACAGTTAGTGTCTGCTTTCAATTAATGGCAGGAACGGAGTACATCCAGGCTAGTCAAGGTTGAATGGAGGGATATGTTTTGCTGACCAAAAAGAGATGGGCCTAGAGTGACTAGTCATTAATTGCCTTTTTGTGATTTAAGGCCAAAGTAAAAAGGAATCTTCACGAATAGTCAAGAAAATGGCATTgaagtagatgatcagccatgaccttgttgaatggcggagcaggttcgaggggccggatggcctactcctgctcctatttcttatgttcttatgaatagaCCTGGGGAACCAGGTTCTGAATGGTCAGCTATACAGGGAGTCTAATTTAACCTTCCTGACTTTAGGTCAATCTCAGACACTGAGTATAGCAACTTGTAATAAGTAGAGCCCAGCTGAAGCTGGTTTACTGTGATACCCTTGAATTGCTTTTATAACTTCAGATATTAATTCTGTCAGTTAAATatatctacaacaacaacaacaaatgtttatataatgcctttaaatgTAATG from Heptranchias perlo isolate sHepPer1 chromosome 7, sHepPer1.hap1, whole genome shotgun sequence harbors:
- the LOC137323802 gene encoding signal transducer and activator of transcription 1-alpha/beta-like codes for the protein MSQWYQLQQLDSKFLEQVDQLYDDNFPMEIRQYLGQWLETKDWEHAATNDSMATLLFHELLVQLDDQYSRFSLENNFLLQHNIRKIKRNLQVFFQEEPILMALTISNCLKEEKKILENALKAEKNHVGPVQNAVIQDKQKQLDQKVKNVKSSVQEIEQEIKSLEDLQDEFDFRSKTLQSREHEVNGLAQNEIKEEKLHLHNMMLKLDKKRKDVINKTAWLLNETEQIEGILINEELVEWKRRQQIACIGGPPNTCLDQLQHWFTLLAESLQQVRQQLKKLEELEQKYSYEGDPITQNKQFLEERNNNLFCNLIKSSFVVERQPCMPTHPQRPMVLKTGVQFTVKLRLLVRLPELNYQLRVKASFDKDVTEKCSVKGFRKFNILGTNTKVMNMEESTNGSLAAEFRHLQLKEQKNTGSRTTEGPLIVTEELHSISFETQFCHQNLIIDLETTSLPLVVISNVSQLPNGWASILWYNMLVSESKTFAFFSNPPAATWSQLSEVLSWQFSSVTKRGLNTEQLSMLGEKLLGPNNCFSENSIPWTRFCKENLNEKPFSFWLWIEGILELIKKHLLPLWNDGWIMGFVSKEKERALLKDRQPGTFLLRFSESSREGAITFTWVEKSLNDESLFHSVEPYTKHQLSAVTFPDIIRNYKVMAAENIPENPLKYLYPEVPKDQAFGKYYSRPKDPSEPMDVDDSKTSGYIKTELISVSEVHPSRLLSTENLLPMSPEDFGELERHLSPSEIDTVMCSAYPN